A stretch of Lysobacter sp. K5869 DNA encodes these proteins:
- a CDS encoding NAD(P)/FAD-dependent oxidoreductase, whose translation MNDEHWLDAVVIGGSFAGVSAALQLARARRSVRVLDAGRPRNRFADAAHGFFSRDGSDPRALNAAAQAQLRRYPSARLIAAEASQARAIDGGFEILTRDGDAFAARKLVLAFGVNDALPTLPGLAERWGQSVLHCPYCHGYEFAGRRLGVLHSASVSAHQAMLIADWGPTTLFLNGAPMPDADTAARLAQRGVAVEAAPVAELLGDEQTLSALRLNDGRDAAVDALFVASRVRFNSPLAERLGCAIDEGPLGPVIRVDDTRQTTVPGVYAAGDIARPMHNATWAAADGVAAGASAHQSLVFAPLAA comes from the coding sequence ATGAACGATGAGCATTGGCTCGACGCCGTGGTGATCGGCGGCAGCTTCGCCGGCGTATCCGCCGCGTTGCAGTTGGCCCGCGCGCGCCGCTCGGTGCGCGTGCTCGACGCCGGCCGCCCGCGCAACCGCTTCGCCGACGCCGCGCACGGCTTCTTCAGCCGCGACGGCAGCGATCCGCGCGCCTTGAACGCCGCCGCGCAGGCACAGTTGCGGCGCTATCCCTCGGCGCGGTTGATCGCCGCCGAAGCGAGCCAAGCGCGTGCGATCGACGGCGGGTTCGAGATCCTCACCCGCGACGGCGACGCGTTCGCCGCGCGCAAACTGGTGCTGGCGTTCGGCGTCAACGACGCGCTGCCGACGCTGCCCGGTCTGGCCGAACGTTGGGGCCAGAGCGTGCTGCATTGTCCGTACTGCCATGGCTACGAATTCGCCGGCCGGCGCCTGGGCGTGCTGCATTCGGCCAGCGTGTCCGCGCATCAGGCGATGCTGATCGCCGATTGGGGGCCGACCACGCTGTTCCTCAACGGCGCGCCGATGCCGGATGCGGACACCGCGGCGCGCCTGGCGCAACGCGGCGTGGCCGTCGAAGCGGCGCCGGTCGCCGAATTGCTCGGCGACGAACAAACCTTGTCCGCGCTGCGCTTGAACGACGGCCGCGACGCCGCCGTCGACGCGCTGTTCGTCGCCAGCCGCGTGCGCTTCAACAGCCCGCTGGCCGAACGACTCGGCTGCGCCATCGACGAAGGCCCGCTCGGCCCGGTGATCCGCGTCGACGACACCCGCCAAACCACGGTGCCCGGCGTGTACGCCGCCGGCGACATCGCGCGGCCGATGCACAACGCCACCTGGGCCGCCGCCGACGGCGTCGCCGCGGGCGCGTCCGCGCACCAATCGCTGGTGTTCGCGCCGCTGGCGGCGTGA
- a CDS encoding Rrf2 family transcriptional regulator — protein MKSNGTLSGVLHVLLHMAESPHPITSEVLARAMNTNPVVVRRTMAGLREAGLVRSEKGHGGGWSIARPLEAITLLDIYRAIGAPGLFALGHRSANPHCLVEKAVNHALDGAFDAAQTLLLQRFASVTLASLSADFHAGMVAAGHSIDLEHAHER, from the coding sequence ATGAAATCGAACGGCACCCTCTCCGGCGTCCTCCATGTCCTGCTGCACATGGCCGAATCGCCGCATCCGATCACCTCCGAAGTGCTCGCGCGGGCGATGAACACCAATCCGGTGGTGGTGCGGCGGACCATGGCCGGCCTGCGCGAGGCCGGGCTGGTGCGCTCGGAGAAAGGCCACGGCGGCGGCTGGAGCATCGCCCGGCCGCTCGAGGCGATCACCCTGCTCGACATCTATCGCGCGATCGGCGCGCCGGGCCTGTTCGCGCTCGGCCACCGCAGCGCGAACCCGCATTGTCTGGTCGAGAAAGCGGTGAACCACGCGCTCGACGGCGCCTTCGACGCGGCGCAGACGCTGCTGCTGCAGCGCTTCGCCTCGGTCACCCTGGCCTCGCTCAGCGCCGATTTCCACGCCGGCATGGTCGCGGCCGGGCACAGCATCGATCTGGAGCACGCGCATGAACGATGA